One part of the Marichromatium purpuratum 984 genome encodes these proteins:
- a CDS encoding alkaline phosphatase family protein: MTQSNNRVMVFGMDGATFDIMQPLLDAGRLPNLARLIAHGASGTLDSSVPELSPPAWTSFMTGVTPGAHGVNDFFGPVEAGSYETRFFNASYRRRPPLWSLLSARGRRSCVLNVPFTFPPDPINGVMVSGMDTPSLESAFVHPPEFRDELDRVTGGYRLERVERRLSRRAVGRYARSIEEITENRFRAAAHLLGRESWDLFVVVFEATDRAQHNFWKFRDPVHPEYNARDHARYGELVERAYEDLDRRLGELLALVPEDVTLCVMSDHGFGPLYKGVRLEHWLAREGYLRRAAAPRAPRPPALRERLGALLPGPARRLARALLGRRGGAALPPGLEAFAMAGTEVFPVGGYGNLVINLQGRQPQGVVPESEYEPLRARLIAALEELRDPDTGARLIEQVWRREEVYPHCLAQTPDIIIRWSPGYYCVGEQELGFLGIRPTPGALTTAHRWSGNHLPNGVLMLAGPDIVPGAGFDEAAIIDVAPTLMALLGEPVPSHMDGRVLTEALTPDFLARHPPRSADYDLDIGETRPFSEAESACINERLKDLGYL, from the coding sequence ATGACGCAGAGCAACAACCGGGTGATGGTCTTCGGCATGGACGGGGCCACCTTCGACATCATGCAGCCGCTGCTCGATGCCGGCCGGCTGCCCAATCTGGCGCGGCTGATCGCGCACGGGGCGAGCGGCACGCTCGACTCCAGCGTGCCCGAGTTGAGCCCACCGGCCTGGACCTCGTTCATGACCGGGGTCACCCCCGGGGCGCACGGGGTCAACGACTTCTTCGGGCCGGTCGAGGCCGGCTCCTACGAGACCCGCTTCTTCAACGCCTCCTACCGTCGACGCCCGCCGCTGTGGAGCCTGCTGAGCGCGCGCGGGCGTCGGAGCTGCGTGCTCAATGTGCCCTTCACCTTCCCGCCCGACCCGATCAACGGGGTGATGGTCTCGGGGATGGACACGCCGAGCCTGGAGAGCGCCTTCGTCCATCCGCCGGAGTTCCGCGACGAACTCGACCGGGTCACCGGCGGCTACCGTCTCGAACGCGTCGAGCGGCGACTCTCGCGCCGTGCCGTCGGGCGTTATGCGCGCAGCATCGAGGAGATCACCGAGAACCGCTTCCGCGCCGCCGCGCATCTGCTCGGCCGCGAGTCCTGGGATCTGTTCGTGGTGGTGTTCGAGGCGACCGACCGTGCCCAGCACAATTTCTGGAAGTTTCGTGATCCGGTCCACCCCGAGTACAACGCCCGCGACCATGCCCGCTACGGCGAGTTGGTCGAGCGCGCCTACGAGGACCTCGACCGCCGTCTCGGCGAGCTGCTGGCGCTGGTGCCCGAGGACGTGACCCTGTGCGTGATGTCCGATCACGGCTTCGGGCCGCTCTACAAGGGGGTCAGGCTCGAACACTGGCTGGCGCGCGAGGGCTATCTGCGTCGCGCCGCCGCGCCCCGGGCGCCGCGCCCGCCGGCGCTGCGCGAGCGGCTCGGCGCGCTGCTCCCGGGGCCGGCGCGGCGCCTGGCGCGCGCGCTGCTCGGGCGGCGCGGCGGCGCCGCGCTGCCGCCGGGGCTGGAGGCCTTCGCGATGGCCGGGACCGAGGTCTTCCCGGTCGGCGGTTACGGCAACCTGGTGATCAATCTACAGGGGCGTCAGCCACAAGGGGTGGTGCCCGAGTCCGAGTACGAACCGCTGCGCGCGCGATTGATCGCTGCGCTCGAGGAGCTGCGTGACCCCGACACCGGGGCACGCCTGATCGAGCAGGTATGGCGGCGCGAGGAGGTCTATCCGCACTGCCTGGCGCAGACCCCGGACATCATCATCCGCTGGAGTCCCGGCTATTACTGCGTCGGTGAACAGGAACTCGGCTTCCTCGGCATCCGTCCCACGCCTGGTGCGCTGACCACCGCGCATCGCTGGTCGGGCAACCACCTGCCCAACGGCGTGCTGATGCTCGCCGGTCCCGACATCGTCCCCGGCGCGGGGTTCGATGAGGCGGCCATCATCGACGTCGCTCCGACGCTGATGGCGCTGCTCGGCGAGCCGGTGCCGAGCCACATGGACGGGCGGGTGCTGACCGAGGCGTTGACCCCGGACTTCCTCGCCCGCCACCCGCCGCGTAGCGCCGACTACGACCTCGACATCGGCGAGACGCGGCCCTTCAGCGAGGCCGAGAGCGCCTGTATCAACGAGCGGCTCAAGGACCTGGGGTATCTGTGA
- a CDS encoding oligosaccharide flippase family protein: MIGSQQGDGALGVAARGSLITLAGSFVGKGLGLALRVLVTRLLGEAAFGALALCLLVGEFARTLAVAGLARGGMRFLALALGEGRPETIPALLRTVFSIPLALSLLWALALFHGADTLASGWFGDPTLAPHLQRFAFAIPALALLRVGVETSRGFHTTRYATLVEQLALPALLLCAALGGYLLGGSLGAVIWGMVLAYGVALGLILLALRRQLGAALRAPRTPSAAVASAPGAGVVLRYSLPLFLSGFAAMLMGSLDLLLLGHWVSVAEVGVYAAALALAGLLSSTLMSSVNSILAPLIASAHGGADPARIAHLYRATTRWLTLLAVPLAGAAVLAREPLMALFGPGFVATGAGVLAVLVIGHALNCASGGVGQVLAMTGHQGLELLANLIAIALNLALNLALIPLLGPLGAALATAIALVTLNGLRLLMVRARLGMQPFARRPLLVAAAGVVVVLGCELSGLRALAPLWCGLGVGLALAALGWRLGLAAEDLRLLRGLGGRLARGGRLSRA; the protein is encoded by the coding sequence GTGATCGGCTCGCAGCAGGGCGATGGCGCGCTGGGCGTGGCCGCACGCGGCTCGCTGATCACCCTCGCCGGGAGCTTCGTCGGCAAGGGGCTGGGCCTCGCCCTCAGGGTGCTGGTCACCCGGCTGCTCGGCGAGGCGGCCTTCGGCGCGCTGGCGCTCTGTCTGCTCGTCGGCGAGTTCGCCCGCACCCTGGCGGTGGCCGGGCTGGCGCGCGGCGGCATGCGCTTTCTCGCGCTGGCGCTCGGCGAGGGGCGCCCCGAGACCATCCCGGCGCTGTTGCGTACCGTGTTCTCGATCCCGCTGGCGCTTTCGCTGCTCTGGGCCCTGGCCCTCTTTCACGGCGCCGATACCCTGGCTAGTGGCTGGTTCGGCGATCCCACGCTCGCCCCGCACCTGCAACGCTTCGCCTTCGCCATCCCGGCGCTGGCGCTGCTGCGCGTCGGGGTCGAGACCAGCCGCGGCTTCCACACCACCCGTTACGCGACCCTGGTCGAGCAGCTCGCGCTGCCGGCGCTGCTGTTGTGCGCCGCGCTCGGCGGCTATCTGCTCGGCGGCAGCCTCGGGGCGGTGATCTGGGGGATGGTGCTGGCCTATGGCGTGGCGCTGGGGCTGATCCTGCTGGCGCTGCGCCGTCAGCTCGGCGCCGCGCTGCGCGCGCCGCGCACGCCGTCCGCTGCCGTCGCGTCGGCGCCGGGCGCCGGGGTGGTGCTGCGCTACTCGTTGCCGCTGTTTTTGAGCGGCTTCGCCGCGATGCTGATGGGCTCGCTCGACCTGCTGCTGCTCGGTCACTGGGTCTCGGTCGCCGAGGTCGGGGTCTATGCCGCCGCGCTCGCCCTCGCCGGGCTGCTGTCCTCGACGCTGATGAGTTCGGTCAACAGCATCCTCGCGCCGCTGATCGCCAGTGCCCACGGTGGCGCCGATCCGGCGCGCATCGCCCATCTCTATCGTGCCACCACGCGCTGGCTGACGCTGCTCGCGGTGCCGCTGGCGGGCGCGGCGGTGCTCGCGCGCGAGCCGTTGATGGCGTTGTTCGGCCCCGGCTTCGTCGCCACCGGCGCCGGGGTGTTGGCGGTGCTGGTGATCGGTCACGCGCTCAACTGCGCCAGCGGCGGGGTCGGTCAGGTGTTGGCGATGACCGGTCACCAGGGGCTGGAGCTGCTCGCCAACCTGATCGCGATCGCACTCAACCTGGCGCTCAACTTGGCGCTGATTCCGCTGCTCGGGCCGCTCGGCGCGGCGCTGGCGACCGCCATCGCGCTGGTCACGCTCAATGGGCTGCGGTTGTTGATGGTCCGGGCGCGGCTGGGGATGCAGCCCTTCGCCCGGCGTCCGCTGTTGGTGGCGGCGGCGGGGGTGGTGGTGGTGCTGGGCTGCGAGCTGAGCGGGCTGCGCGCGCTGGCACCGCTGTGGTGCGGGCTGGGCGTCGGACTGGCGCTGGCGGCGCTGGGTTGGCGTCTCGGTCTCGCGGCCGAGGACCTGAGACTGTTGCGGGGGCTGGGCGGACGGCTCGCTCGCGGCGGGCGATTGAGCCGGGCCTGA
- a CDS encoding O-antigen ligase family protein has translation MDRLAIPLNATLLVALALPAALAILVSPWLALGLVALLWFYAASLRWPLIGFLVIYGAALLMNVNLSTDSPLRALGERYPLALGLAPLLLPLLTARVLARRAPGAPPRLAALDTLPLLLLLWMLASYGWSLDPLHGSSMGLNLILGVGLYFLIQLYVDDRRALTLTLGFTVAWGLVLALMLVLSNKIDTSPLRALQVQLGPDWRFEPSLILYGTRAGGFAPPQIAGTVTTFVFMAGCALWPECGWRARLVLALSAPWLISNLLATGSKGAAGAFVIALAAFIALYPGLRGRRLLAGLAFLAALVAIMVFNVMVLRADRLASGTGVNELSITFRLEFWETGLRLLGERWIGAGLGGFAHLVDPWPGAHNYYFSVLFDAGPVGILLLLGFVLGIVLALARALREIRDPRLRRYLYCLAAALLAFLIHATVDFSYDSAFSWILYGLVVATVRIARRDATGRYNGPPSVPAKTPPEEFAPDPEHGDATRWS, from the coding sequence ATGGACCGACTGGCGATCCCCCTTAACGCGACCCTGCTGGTTGCGCTCGCACTACCGGCGGCGCTCGCCATCCTGGTCTCGCCCTGGCTCGCGCTCGGGCTGGTCGCGCTGCTGTGGTTCTATGCCGCGAGCCTGCGCTGGCCGCTGATCGGCTTCCTGGTGATCTATGGCGCGGCGCTGCTGATGAACGTCAACCTGAGCACCGACTCGCCGCTGCGCGCGCTCGGCGAGCGCTATCCGCTGGCCCTGGGGCTCGCCCCGCTGCTGCTGCCGCTACTGACCGCGCGAGTGCTCGCCCGACGTGCCCCCGGCGCACCCCCGAGGCTCGCCGCGCTCGACACCCTGCCACTGCTGTTGCTGCTGTGGATGCTCGCCAGCTACGGCTGGAGCCTCGATCCGCTGCACGGGTCGAGCATGGGACTGAACCTCATCCTCGGGGTCGGGCTCTATTTCCTCATCCAGCTCTATGTCGACGATCGGCGCGCGCTCACCCTGACCCTCGGCTTCACGGTCGCCTGGGGCCTTGTGCTGGCACTGATGCTGGTGCTCTCCAACAAGATCGACACCAGCCCGCTGCGAGCGCTGCAGGTCCAGCTCGGCCCGGACTGGCGCTTCGAGCCATCGCTGATCCTCTACGGCACTCGCGCCGGCGGCTTCGCGCCGCCGCAGATCGCCGGCACCGTCACCACCTTCGTGTTCATGGCCGGCTGCGCGCTCTGGCCCGAGTGCGGCTGGCGCGCCCGGCTGGTGCTCGCGCTGAGCGCCCCCTGGTTGATCTCCAACCTGCTGGCCACCGGCTCCAAGGGCGCGGCCGGCGCCTTCGTCATCGCCCTCGCCGCCTTCATCGCGCTCTACCCCGGGTTGCGCGGACGACGGCTGCTGGCCGGACTCGCCTTCCTCGCCGCGCTGGTCGCGATCATGGTGTTCAATGTGATGGTGCTGCGCGCCGACCGCCTGGCCTCGGGGACCGGGGTCAACGAATTGTCCATCACCTTCAGATTGGAGTTTTGGGAGACGGGGCTGAGGCTGCTCGGCGAGCGCTGGATCGGCGCCGGACTCGGCGGCTTCGCCCATCTCGTCGACCCCTGGCCGGGAGCGCACAACTACTATTTCAGCGTCCTCTTCGACGCCGGTCCGGTCGGCATCCTGCTGCTGCTCGGCTTCGTGCTCGGGATCGTCCTCGCCCTGGCGCGGGCGCTCCGCGAGATCCGCGACCCCCGGCTGCGCCGCTATCTGTATTGTCTCGCCGCCGCGCTACTGGCGTTCCTGATCCATGCCACGGTCGACTTCTCCTACGACTCGGCCTTCAGCTGGATACTCTATGGGCTGGTCGTCGCCACCGTACGCATCGCACGACGCGACGCCACCGGCCGGTATAATGGCCCGCCGAGCGTACCCGCGAAGACACCCCCGGAGGAGTTCGCCCCCGACCCCGAGCATGGCGACGCGACAAGATGGAGTTGA
- a CDS encoding GumC family protein → MELIQIRDLLIRRRRTLASLFLAVLALVALFTLVSAPTYRSTALVLVRESPGANTLLAALGIPAASLSSSDDFDADTEISLGQLEPSLERVITTLGLSDDQGEPLTARRLIKGGLLPRLTPRPHLDIDQLEDGRMIEIVGWSGERDQAAALANGLAEAYIASQVELQQADLARARAFVVERLGTVRDDYLAALAAQRTFIAETGVSDLEAQLETLVTKLATLRTQAEENRTEQAAIAAELGALDIELARTGAARSADQAQANSEHIRSLKADLNDLLQELAALRVGSTEASSEYRRLLAQIERLRELIVAEAQAVVSGGGETLGFYEELGAQRISQRVALAISETEGRQIAHTIAECRDRIDAHAALLERQAALNSELEVSKAIHDRMLEAQRQLGLAAAMVAPTHVLVQRATPTTRPAKPSLALNAVVAVLLGGFWALGIALIEDLFDDSVRDPAALPGPPLLARLVRVRRGARPAPALREPLRALCNRLRERLDGRLPHRLALVGPCRGDGRTALLAALAEQCASDGLRVLALELDLRTPDLATRLDAAPVPGLVGHLREGVAIEHCIVPTRVPGLDLLPAGATLDDPAPLLADARLGALLTRLDEDYELILIDTPPLRTSEDAIQVLARVEHALLVIGAGRTPLRAARAALERLSRRAPVGLVLTAVDPLEYRYLH, encoded by the coding sequence ATGGAGTTGATACAGATCCGCGACCTGCTGATCCGGCGTCGCCGCACACTCGCCAGCCTGTTCCTCGCCGTGCTGGCGCTGGTCGCACTCTTCACCCTGGTGAGCGCACCGACCTATCGCTCGACCGCGCTGGTGCTGGTACGCGAATCGCCCGGGGCCAACACCCTGCTCGCCGCGCTCGGCATCCCCGCAGCCAGCCTCAGCAGCAGCGACGACTTCGATGCCGACACCGAGATCTCGCTCGGTCAGCTCGAACCCTCGCTCGAGCGGGTGATCACCACCCTCGGACTCAGCGACGACCAAGGCGAGCCGCTCACCGCACGGCGGCTAATCAAGGGCGGCTTGCTGCCACGCCTGACCCCGCGCCCACACCTCGACATCGACCAACTCGAGGACGGCCGCATGATCGAGATCGTCGGCTGGAGCGGTGAGCGCGATCAGGCCGCGGCACTGGCCAACGGACTCGCCGAGGCCTATATCGCCAGCCAGGTCGAACTCCAGCAGGCCGATCTGGCACGTGCCCGCGCCTTCGTCGTCGAACGGCTCGGCACGGTGCGCGACGACTATCTCGCTGCCCTCGCCGCGCAGCGCACCTTCATCGCCGAGACCGGGGTGAGCGACCTCGAGGCGCAACTCGAGACCCTGGTGACCAAGCTCGCCACCCTGCGCACCCAGGCCGAGGAGAACCGTACCGAGCAGGCGGCGATCGCCGCCGAGCTGGGCGCCCTCGACATCGAGTTGGCCCGCACCGGGGCGGCGCGCAGCGCCGACCAGGCCCAGGCCAACAGCGAGCACATCCGCAGCCTCAAGGCCGACCTCAACGACCTGCTCCAGGAGCTGGCGGCGCTGCGCGTCGGCAGCACCGAGGCATCCTCAGAGTACCGTCGGCTGCTCGCCCAGATCGAGCGCCTGCGCGAGCTGATCGTTGCCGAGGCGCAAGCGGTAGTCAGCGGTGGCGGCGAGACCCTGGGCTTCTACGAGGAACTCGGCGCGCAACGTATCTCGCAGCGGGTGGCGCTGGCGATCAGCGAGACCGAGGGACGACAGATCGCCCACACCATCGCCGAGTGTCGCGACCGGATCGACGCCCATGCCGCGCTGCTCGAGCGCCAGGCCGCGCTGAACAGCGAACTGGAGGTGAGCAAGGCAATCCATGACCGGATGCTCGAGGCGCAGCGTCAACTCGGCCTCGCCGCTGCGATGGTCGCGCCGACCCACGTGCTGGTTCAGCGGGCCACGCCGACTACTCGCCCGGCCAAGCCGAGCCTCGCGCTCAACGCCGTGGTCGCCGTGCTGCTCGGCGGCTTCTGGGCACTCGGCATCGCCCTGATCGAGGATCTGTTCGACGACTCGGTACGCGACCCGGCGGCCTTACCCGGCCCGCCCTTGCTCGCCCGACTGGTGCGGGTGCGCCGCGGCGCGCGCCCGGCGCCGGCGCTGCGCGAGCCGCTGCGCGCGTTGTGCAACCGGTTGCGCGAACGGCTCGACGGTCGACTGCCCCACCGGCTCGCGCTGGTCGGACCCTGTCGTGGCGACGGGCGCACCGCCCTGCTCGCCGCACTCGCCGAGCAATGCGCCAGCGACGGGCTGCGGGTGCTCGCGCTGGAACTCGACCTACGCACCCCCGACCTCGCCACGCGGCTCGATGCCGCACCAGTCCCCGGACTGGTCGGACACCTGCGCGAGGGCGTGGCAATCGAGCACTGCATCGTTCCCACCCGCGTGCCCGGGCTCGACCTGCTGCCGGCCGGCGCCACGCTCGATGACCCGGCGCCGCTCCTCGCCGATGCCCGACTCGGCGCGCTGCTCACGCGTCTCGACGAGGACTACGAGCTGATCCTGATCGACACCCCGCCGCTACGCACGAGCGAGGACGCCATCCAGGTGCTGGCGCGGGTCGAGCACGCGCTCTTGGTGATCGGTGCCGGACGCACCCCGCTGCGCGCGGCACGCGCGGCACTCGAGCGGCTCTCCCGGCGCGCGCCTGTCGGCTTGGTGCTGACCGCCGTCGACCCGCTCGAATACCGTTATCTGCACTGA
- a CDS encoding polysaccharide export protein has translation MTTTHTPSPRVRRSAVLALIGLITFGTGCALVPGTRMVTFDKPRSGAEEPPAAEQAEIHPITFKLIQRLTTPPPSPLDNPALEHEITNYAYRVGKGDILNIIVFEHEELTIPAGSYRSAAESGTWVHNDGTIYFPYVGKLAVAGLTLEEVRQRLTEALSGYIEEAKVEVNVAAFNAKRVYVTGEVRKPGPRPLTNIPLTLLDAINHAGGLTEQADWDNVVLSRRGKEQRISLQALLQHGVLTENRLLRDNDIIHVPRNDALKVFVLGEVRQPTTLVMGRNGMRLTEALSSVGGLSEGTADATGVFVIRPGGEARPIQIYQLDLSDATAMVLGAQFPLVAYDVVYVTAAPLALWTRVVDNLLPSLQGYNLIDRTQGR, from the coding sequence ATGACCACCACCCACACGCCATCGCCCCGTGTCCGCCGGAGCGCCGTGCTCGCGCTGATCGGACTGATCACGTTCGGCACCGGCTGCGCCCTGGTCCCGGGCACCCGAATGGTGACCTTCGACAAGCCGCGCAGTGGCGCCGAGGAGCCTCCGGCCGCCGAGCAGGCCGAGATCCACCCGATCACCTTCAAGCTGATCCAACGGCTCACCACGCCGCCACCCAGCCCGCTCGACAACCCGGCGCTGGAGCATGAGATCACCAACTACGCTTATCGGGTCGGCAAGGGCGACATCCTCAACATCATCGTCTTCGAGCACGAGGAACTGACCATCCCCGCCGGTTCCTATCGCAGCGCCGCCGAATCCGGCACCTGGGTACACAACGACGGCACCATCTACTTTCCCTATGTCGGCAAGCTCGCGGTCGCGGGGCTGACCCTGGAGGAGGTGCGCCAGCGACTCACCGAGGCGCTCTCGGGATACATCGAGGAGGCCAAGGTGGAGGTCAACGTCGCCGCCTTCAACGCCAAGCGAGTCTATGTCACCGGCGAGGTCAGAAAGCCGGGACCGCGCCCGCTCACCAACATCCCGCTGACCCTGCTCGATGCCATCAACCACGCCGGCGGCCTGACCGAGCAGGCCGACTGGGACAACGTGGTCCTGAGCCGGCGGGGCAAGGAGCAGCGGATCTCGCTGCAGGCGCTGCTCCAGCACGGGGTGCTCACCGAGAACCGGCTGCTGCGCGACAACGACATCATCCACGTGCCGCGCAACGACGCCCTCAAGGTGTTCGTGCTCGGCGAGGTCCGTCAGCCGACCACTCTGGTCATGGGCCGTAACGGCATGCGACTGACCGAGGCGCTGAGCAGCGTTGGCGGGCTCAGCGAGGGTACGGCCGATGCCACCGGAGTGTTCGTCATCCGCCCTGGCGGCGAGGCGCGACCGATCCAGATCTATCAGCTCGATCTCAGCGACGCCACCGCGATGGTGCTCGGCGCCCAGTTCCCGCTCGTCGCGTACGATGTGGTCTATGTCACCGCCGCTCCGCTGGCGCTGTGGACCCGAGTGGTCGACAACCTGCTGCCCTCGCTGCAGGGCTACAACCTGATCGACCGCACCCAGGGCCGCTGA
- the iolM gene encoding scyllo-inosose 3-dehydrogenase has translation MKALRATAVWDPRPGYAPSARELERRRADCASQVWRDPSFALAEVAVPEIGDTEVLVRVVCCGICGSDSHLYQTDAEGYLMFSGPAALPCIIGHEYAGVVERVGRAVRGLREGDLVAAESIVWCGCCTPCRSGAFNQCDRVELTGITTDGALAEYVAVDERQCWSLAALAGRYDDTRLFEVAALIEPLGCAYNGLFVCAGGFRPGAVVVVHGAGPIGLGAIALARLAGASQVIAFDPIVERLAIAETLGADRVYDTTALRRDGVRPRDLVLEHTAGRGAEIQVEAAGAAGETVPEMQSSLAPGGQIVYLGRAATETPVQLNGLVSGANAIQGGRGHAGYGIYDGIIRLLASGRLEVAPMITARYPFAEAITALATSVRRTDGKVMVRIG, from the coding sequence ATGAAGGCATTGAGGGCAACGGCGGTCTGGGATCCCAGGCCGGGGTACGCGCCGAGCGCGCGCGAGCTGGAGCGGCGCCGCGCCGACTGCGCCAGTCAGGTGTGGCGCGATCCGAGCTTCGCGCTCGCCGAGGTCGCGGTCCCGGAGATCGGCGACACCGAGGTGCTGGTGCGGGTGGTGTGCTGCGGCATCTGCGGCTCGGACAGCCATCTCTACCAGACCGACGCCGAGGGCTATCTGATGTTCTCCGGGCCGGCGGCGCTGCCCTGCATCATCGGCCACGAGTACGCCGGGGTGGTCGAGCGTGTCGGGCGCGCGGTGCGCGGGCTGCGCGAGGGCGATCTGGTCGCCGCCGAGAGCATCGTCTGGTGCGGCTGCTGCACCCCCTGTCGCAGCGGCGCCTTCAACCAGTGCGACCGGGTGGAGCTGACCGGGATCACCACCGACGGCGCGCTGGCCGAGTACGTCGCCGTCGACGAGCGTCAGTGCTGGTCGCTCGCCGCGCTCGCCGGGCGCTACGACGACACCCGGCTGTTCGAGGTGGCGGCGCTGATCGAGCCGCTGGGCTGTGCCTACAACGGGCTGTTCGTCTGCGCCGGCGGCTTCCGCCCCGGGGCGGTGGTGGTGGTCCACGGCGCCGGCCCCATCGGACTCGGCGCCATCGCCCTGGCGCGCCTGGCGGGGGCCAGCCAGGTGATCGCCTTCGACCCCATCGTCGAGCGTCTGGCGATCGCCGAGACGCTGGGGGCCGATCGCGTCTACGACACTACGGCGCTGCGCCGCGACGGCGTCAGGCCGCGCGACCTGGTGCTCGAGCACACCGCCGGGCGCGGCGCCGAGATCCAGGTCGAGGCGGCGGGCGCGGCCGGGGAGACCGTCCCCGAGATGCAGTCCTCGCTCGCCCCCGGCGGCCAGATCGTCTATCTCGGGCGCGCCGCCACCGAGACCCCGGTGCAGCTCAACGGGTTGGTGAGCGGTGCCAATGCCATCCAGGGCGGGCGCGGTCACGCCGGCTACGGCATCTATGACGGCATCATCCGGTTGCTCGCCAGTGGCCGGCTCGAGGTCGCGCCGATGATCACCGCGCGCTATCCGTTCGCCGAGGCGATCACCGCCCTGGCGACCTCGGTACGGCGCACCGACGGCAAGGTGATGGTGCGGATCGGCTGA
- a CDS encoding class I adenylate-forming enzyme family protein, with the protein METATPTLNALLAEHARRTPERPFIHHRDGTLDYRRTQALVERLAGALHALGLGPGARLGIALGRRPEGVLAFLAATRIGALPVALNPALEPRLLLGFARAQRLAALLAEGETLAALAAGELPEGMALIDRAGRHPGCLSWPELLGASPIASRPEPEPGQVAYLNFTTGTTGRAKGALATHANLYWNTRAAIEAFALGPDDVHLCMFAAFAHPHELFCRALQTGGALVLLEEISPRAIAGTIRAFGVTCMMGLAPMYRMMAGACVRADLASLRLAESGGMYTSPEINAAFAARGGVPIMSVWGSTETSGVALANTAEGYRLDGSMGRVCPHYQARVVDELGRELPPGEVGELLLRGPGLVSGYDGGIALAGHQGWYRSGDLARCDDEGFYYYVERISGMIKVAGLKVYPLQLELLLGAHPEVREAAVLGRPDRRKGAVPVAFVVPEPGAELDAARLRAHCRAQGLPNYMVPRRFELVDDLPRIGSGKIDKRPLRALVERGSLTDG; encoded by the coding sequence ATGGAGACCGCGACCCCAACCCTCAACGCCCTGCTCGCCGAGCACGCCAGGCGCACCCCGGAGCGCCCCTTCATCCACCATCGCGACGGCACGCTCGACTATCGCCGGACTCAGGCGCTGGTCGAGCGTCTCGCCGGCGCGCTGCACGCGCTCGGGCTGGGGCCGGGAGCGCGGCTGGGGATCGCGCTCGGGCGGCGGCCCGAGGGGGTGCTCGCCTTCCTCGCCGCGACCCGGATCGGCGCCCTGCCGGTGGCGCTCAATCCGGCGCTGGAGCCGCGTCTGCTGCTCGGGTTCGCGCGCGCGCAGCGGCTCGCCGCGCTGCTCGCCGAGGGCGAGACGCTGGCGGCGCTGGCCGCCGGGGAGCTGCCCGAGGGGATGGCGCTGATCGACCGCGCCGGTCGCCACCCCGGCTGTCTCTCCTGGCCCGAGCTGCTCGGCGCCTCGCCCATCGCTTCACGGCCCGAGCCCGAGCCGGGGCAGGTCGCCTATCTCAACTTCACCACCGGCACCACCGGACGGGCCAAGGGCGCACTGGCGACCCACGCCAATCTCTACTGGAACACCCGCGCCGCGATCGAGGCCTTTGCACTCGGCCCGGACGACGTCCATCTGTGCATGTTCGCCGCCTTCGCCCACCCTCACGAGCTGTTCTGTCGCGCGCTCCAGACCGGCGGTGCGCTGGTGCTGCTCGAGGAGATCAGCCCACGCGCCATCGCCGGGACGATCCGCGCGTTCGGGGTGACCTGCATGATGGGGCTGGCGCCGATGTACCGGATGATGGCCGGGGCCTGTGTGCGCGCCGATCTCGCCAGCCTGCGTCTGGCCGAGAGCGGGGGGATGTACACCAGCCCGGAGATCAACGCCGCCTTCGCCGCGCGCGGCGGGGTGCCGATCATGTCGGTGTGGGGCAGCACCGAGACCAGCGGGGTGGCGTTGGCCAACACCGCCGAGGGCTATCGGCTCGACGGCAGCATGGGGCGGGTGTGTCCGCACTATCAGGCGCGCGTCGTCGACGAGCTGGGGCGCGAGCTGCCGCCGGGTGAGGTCGGCGAGCTGCTGCTGCGCGGTCCGGGGCTGGTCTCGGGCTACGACGGTGGGATCGCGCTGGCCGGCCACCAGGGCTGGTATCGCAGCGGTGATCTGGCGCGGTGCGACGACGAGGGTTTCTATTATTACGTCGAGCGGATCAGCGGCATGATCAAGGTCGCCGGGCTCAAGGTCTATCCGCTGCAGCTCGAGCTGCTGCTCGGCGCCCATCCTGAGGTGCGCGAGGCGGCGGTGCTCGGTCGTCCCGACCGCCGCAAGGGTGCGGTGCCGGTGGCCTTCGTCGTGCCCGAGCCGGGCGCCGAACTCGACGCGGCCCGACTGCGCGCACACTGTCGCGCCCAGGGGCTGCCCAACTACATGGTGCCGAGACGCTTCGAGCTGGTCGACGACCTGCCGCGCATCGGCAGTGGCAAGATCGACAAGCGGCCCCTGCGCGCCCTGGTGGAGCGCGGGTCCCTGACCGACGGGTGA